From Pseudomonas vanderleydeniana, the proteins below share one genomic window:
- a CDS encoding GntR family transcriptional regulator, which translates to MDKILALRPDESQPTPLYLQLARNLEAAIHAGQWKAEQALPSERNLSEWLGISRVTSRKALEVLLEQGLIRRNQGSGTFITPRLEQPLSRLSSFSEMLRSKGFVPGSQWLERHITLPSHEELIRLALSPSAQVARLKRLRKADNTVMAIEMSTLPASLLPEPEKVGDSLYEYLDGIGRPVVRALQHIRAINASPEFAALVGIEPGTAMLLMTRVGYLEDNTPIELTDTYCRDDYYDFVAELRR; encoded by the coding sequence ATGGACAAGATCCTCGCCCTGCGCCCTGACGAGTCGCAACCCACCCCGCTGTACCTGCAACTGGCGCGCAACCTCGAAGCCGCCATTCACGCCGGCCAGTGGAAAGCCGAACAGGCGCTGCCCTCGGAACGCAATCTCAGCGAGTGGCTCGGTATCTCCCGAGTGACCTCGCGCAAGGCCCTGGAGGTCCTCCTCGAACAGGGCCTGATCCGTCGCAACCAGGGCTCCGGGACTTTCATCACGCCACGCCTGGAACAACCGCTGTCGCGTCTCTCCAGCTTCAGCGAGATGCTCCGCTCCAAGGGCTTCGTGCCCGGCTCCCAATGGCTGGAGCGCCACATCACCCTGCCCAGCCATGAAGAACTGATCCGCCTGGCCCTCTCGCCCAGCGCCCAGGTCGCGCGCCTCAAGCGCCTGCGCAAGGCCGACAACACGGTGATGGCGATCGAGATGAGCACCTTGCCCGCCTCGCTGCTGCCTGAACCCGAGAAGGTCGGCGATTCGCTCTACGAATACCTCGACGGCATCGGCCGCCCAGTGGTCCGCGCGCTGCAACACATCCGCGCGATCAACGCCTCGCCGGAGTTCGCTGCACTGGTCGGCATCGAACCCGGCACCGCGATGCTGTTGATGACCCGCGTCGGCTACCTCGAGGACAACACCCCCATCGAACTGACCGACACCTATTGCCGCGACGACTACTACGACTTCGTCGCCGAGTTGCGGCGCTAG
- a CDS encoding SIS domain-containing protein: MTSRMLEEALSSHEAVSRQLLELDERLVAIGARLRQQPPHVAMTVARGSSDHAASYLAYLTMQHTGVPVASLPMSVVTLRHSPLQVNGQAVFALSQSGQSPDLVDSLHLLRERGALSVAMVNAPDSPLQAACEYTIPLLAGTEQSVAATKSFIATLSASARLLGYWQYDPALLEAGRALPEGLQQAAALDWSPALEGLRGSERLMVIGRGAGFAIAQEAALKFKETSAIQAEAFSSAEVRHGPMALIDAGYPLLVFAPRGAEQAGLLRLAADMRQRGARVLLAAPTDIAERDLDLACARHPALDPILAIQSFYVMAAQLAVARGMDPDQPRHLSKVTRTH, translated from the coding sequence TTGACTTCCAGAATGCTTGAAGAGGCGCTGTCCTCACACGAGGCGGTCAGCCGCCAGTTGCTGGAACTCGATGAGCGCCTGGTCGCCATCGGCGCGCGCCTGCGCCAGCAGCCGCCGCATGTGGCGATGACCGTCGCCCGTGGCAGCTCCGACCATGCCGCCAGCTACCTGGCCTACCTGACCATGCAGCACACCGGCGTGCCGGTGGCGTCACTGCCGATGTCGGTGGTGACCCTGCGGCACTCGCCCTTGCAGGTCAACGGCCAGGCGGTGTTCGCCCTGTCGCAGTCCGGGCAGAGTCCCGACCTGGTCGACAGCCTGCACCTGCTGCGCGAACGCGGGGCTCTGAGCGTGGCCATGGTCAACGCGCCGGACTCACCGCTGCAAGCCGCCTGCGAATACACCATCCCGCTGCTGGCCGGCACCGAACAGAGCGTCGCCGCCACCAAGAGCTTCATCGCCACCCTCAGTGCCAGCGCCCGCCTGCTCGGCTACTGGCAGTACGACCCGGCGCTGCTGGAAGCTGGCCGAGCCCTGCCCGAAGGCCTGCAACAGGCGGCAGCCCTGGACTGGAGCCCGGCCCTGGAGGGGTTGCGTGGCAGCGAGCGGCTGATGGTGATCGGCCGCGGCGCCGGTTTCGCCATCGCCCAGGAGGCGGCCCTGAAGTTCAAGGAAACCTCGGCGATCCAGGCGGAAGCCTTCAGCAGCGCGGAGGTGCGCCATGGACCGATGGCGCTGATCGACGCCGGCTATCCACTGCTGGTCTTCGCCCCGCGCGGAGCGGAACAGGCCGGGCTGCTCAGGCTCGCCGCCGACATGCGCCAGCGCGGCGCACGGGTGCTGCTCGCCGCCCCCACCGACATCGCCGAGCGCGACCTGGACCTGGCCTGCGCCCGCCACCCGGCACTCGACCCGATCCTGGCCATCCAGAGTTTCTACGTGATGGCGGCGCAACTGGCCGTGGCCCGCGGCATGGACCCCGACCAGCCGCGCCACCTGAGCAAAGTCACCCGTACCCACTGA
- the purT gene encoding formate-dependent phosphoribosylglycinamide formyltransferase has product MTRIGTPLSPTATRVLLCGCGELGKEVVIELQRLGAEVIAVDRYANAPAMQVAHRSHVINMLDGAALRAVIEAEKPHFIVPEIEAIATATLVELESEGFTVVPTARAAQLTMNREGIRRLAAEELKLPTSPYHFADTFEDYSKAVQDLGFPCVVKPVMSSSGKGQSLLRSVDDVQKAWDYAQEGGRAGKGRVIVEGFIDFDYEITLLTVRHVGGTTFCAPVGHRQEKGDYQESWQPQAMSPVALAESERVAKAVTEALGGRGMFGVELFIKGDQVWFSEVSPRPHDTGMVTMISQDLSQFALHARAILGLPIPLIRQFGPSASAVILVEGQSTQTAFANLGAALSEPDTALRLFGKPEVNGQRRMGVALARDESIEAARAKATRAAQAVVVEL; this is encoded by the coding sequence ATGACCCGTATCGGAACTCCACTGTCGCCGACCGCGACTCGCGTATTGCTTTGTGGCTGTGGTGAGCTGGGCAAGGAAGTCGTGATCGAGCTGCAGCGCCTGGGCGCCGAAGTGATTGCGGTCGACCGCTACGCGAATGCGCCGGCCATGCAGGTCGCCCACCGCAGCCACGTGATCAACATGCTCGATGGCGCGGCCCTGCGCGCGGTGATCGAGGCGGAGAAGCCGCACTTCATCGTGCCGGAAATCGAAGCCATCGCCACCGCCACCCTGGTGGAGCTGGAGAGCGAAGGTTTCACCGTGGTGCCGACCGCCCGTGCCGCGCAACTGACCATGAACCGCGAAGGCATTCGTCGCCTGGCCGCCGAGGAGCTGAAGCTGCCGACCTCGCCGTACCACTTCGCCGACACCTTCGAAGACTACAGCAAGGCGGTCCAGGACCTCGGCTTCCCCTGCGTGGTCAAGCCGGTCATGAGTTCCTCGGGCAAGGGCCAGAGCCTGCTGCGCAGCGTCGATGACGTGCAGAAGGCCTGGGACTATGCCCAGGAAGGCGGGCGTGCCGGCAAGGGGCGCGTGATCGTCGAGGGCTTCATCGACTTCGACTACGAAATCACCCTGCTGACCGTACGCCACGTCGGTGGCACCACTTTCTGTGCACCGGTCGGTCATCGGCAGGAGAAGGGCGACTACCAGGAGTCCTGGCAGCCGCAGGCCATGAGCCCGGTGGCGCTGGCCGAGTCGGAGCGGGTTGCCAAGGCAGTCACCGAGGCCCTGGGCGGTCGCGGCATGTTCGGCGTCGAGCTGTTCATCAAGGGCGACCAGGTGTGGTTCAGCGAAGTCTCGCCGCGTCCGCATGACACCGGCATGGTCACCATGATTTCCCAGGACCTGTCGCAGTTTGCCCTGCATGCGCGGGCCATCCTGGGCCTGCCGATCCCGCTGATCCGTCAGTTCGGCCCATCGGCCTCGGCTGTGATCCTGGTGGAGGGGCAGTCGACCCAGACCGCGTTCGCCAATCTCGGCGCGGCCCTGAGCGAGCCGGACACCGCCCTGCGCCTGTTCGGCAAGCCGGAAGTCAACGGCCAGCGCCGCATGGGCGTGGCCCTGGCGCGTGACGAGTCGATCGAGGCCGCGCGGGCCAAGGCGACCCGTGCGGCTCAGGCAGTCGTTGTAGAGCTGTAA
- a CDS encoding NUDIX hydrolase, whose protein sequence is MKFCSQCGKPVSQRIPEGDSRLRFVCDHCQTIHYQNPNIVAGCLPVWGSQVLLCRRAIEPRLGYWTLPAGFMENGETVEQAARRETLEEACARVDNLSIYTLIDVPHINQVHVFYRARLTDLDFAAGPESLEVRLFEEHEIPWSELAFRTVGRTLECFFADRPTQEFPVRSEAVPPMMPKATDPQ, encoded by the coding sequence ATGAAGTTCTGCAGCCAGTGCGGCAAACCGGTCAGTCAACGTATCCCCGAGGGTGACTCGCGACTGCGTTTTGTCTGCGACCATTGCCAGACCATCCACTACCAGAACCCCAATATCGTCGCCGGCTGCCTGCCGGTCTGGGGCAGCCAGGTACTGCTGTGCCGCCGCGCCATCGAACCACGGCTTGGATACTGGACCCTGCCGGCAGGCTTCATGGAGAACGGCGAGACCGTGGAACAGGCCGCGCGTCGGGAAACCCTCGAGGAAGCCTGTGCCCGGGTCGACAACCTGAGCATCTACACGCTGATCGACGTGCCGCACATCAACCAGGTCCATGTGTTCTACCGTGCGCGGCTGACCGACCTGGATTTCGCCGCCGGCCCCGAAAGCCTGGAGGTGCGCCTGTTCGAGGAACACGAAATCCCCTGGTCAGAGCTGGCTTTCAGGACCGTCGGGCGTACCTTAGAATGCTTCTTCGCCGACCGCCCTACCCAGGAATTTCCGGTACGCAGCGAAGCCGTGCCGCCGATGATGCCGAAGGCGACCGACCCACAATAA
- a CDS encoding preQ0 transporter produces MLFLIAYIASVVLINFAFSSAPHLDIIWSAWGGLVFVLRDMVQTRFGHGSIVAMLVALLLSYVTSDPAIALASATAFAVSECIDWLVFTITRRPLHDRLWISSALSIPLDTFIFFGLIDALTPGVIFTALGSKFAGVTVVWLAMAWRQRNAVHQDGLKG; encoded by the coding sequence ATGCTCTTTCTCATCGCCTACATCGCCAGCGTCGTGCTGATCAACTTTGCGTTTTCCAGTGCGCCGCACCTGGACATCATCTGGTCGGCCTGGGGCGGGTTGGTGTTCGTGCTGCGGGACATGGTGCAAACCCGCTTCGGTCATGGTTCGATCGTCGCCATGCTGGTCGCGCTGCTGCTGTCCTATGTCACCTCCGATCCGGCCATCGCCCTGGCCAGCGCCACGGCGTTCGCGGTGTCCGAGTGCATTGACTGGCTGGTCTTCACCATCACCCGGCGCCCCCTGCATGATCGCCTGTGGATCAGTTCGGCCCTGAGTATCCCGCTGGACACCTTCATCTTCTTCGGCCTGATCGACGCCCTGACTCCCGGGGTGATCTTCACCGCGCTGGGTTCGAAATTCGCCGGGGTCACCGTGGTCTGGCTGGCCATGGCCTGGCGCCAGCGCAATGCCGTTCATCAGGACGGTCTGAAGGGGTAG
- the nagA gene encoding N-acetylglucosamine-6-phosphate deacetylase, whose protein sequence is MPEDNILTPQGWIRGHLSHQQGRVLRIDGEPCDPADNDLPYLLPGFIDLHVHGGGGKDIMQGGDAFKTIARTHLRFGTTALLATTMTAPSEEIGAILAQLGPYCEQRQPGTARILGVHLEGPFINPGKLGAQPNFAHTAIAAEIDEYLRLAPIRVITIAPEIAGHEALIRSLSARGIRMQIGHTLGSYEEGVAALAAGASSFTHLYNAMSPLHHREPGIVGAALAHARYAELIPDLLHVHPGAMRVALRSIPCLYCVTDSTAAAGMPDGEYSLGSHIVTKCLGGVRLADGTLAGSTLTMDQALRNLVKIGLPIAEASQRLSQFPADYLGLADRGRLQPGSWADCVRLDRSLKLTKVMVEGEAVDFQNA, encoded by the coding sequence ATGCCCGAAGACAATATCCTGACACCCCAAGGCTGGATCCGCGGTCACCTGAGCCACCAGCAGGGCCGGGTGCTGCGTATCGACGGCGAGCCCTGCGATCCGGCCGACAACGACCTGCCGTACCTGCTGCCGGGCTTCATCGACCTGCATGTCCACGGCGGCGGCGGCAAGGACATCATGCAGGGCGGCGACGCCTTCAAAACCATCGCCCGCACGCATCTGCGCTTCGGCACCACCGCCCTGCTGGCGACGACCATGACCGCGCCGTCCGAAGAGATCGGCGCGATCCTGGCCCAACTCGGCCCCTACTGCGAACAGCGCCAGCCGGGCACGGCCAGAATCCTTGGGGTGCACCTCGAGGGCCCGTTCATCAACCCCGGCAAACTGGGTGCCCAGCCGAATTTCGCCCACACCGCCATTGCCGCCGAAATCGACGAGTACCTGCGCCTCGCGCCGATCCGGGTGATCACCATCGCCCCGGAAATCGCCGGCCACGAAGCGCTGATCCGCAGCCTCAGCGCGCGCGGCATCCGCATGCAGATCGGCCACACCCTGGGCAGCTACGAGGAAGGCGTCGCCGCCCTCGCCGCCGGGGCCAGCAGTTTCACCCACCTGTACAACGCCATGAGCCCGCTGCACCACCGCGAACCGGGAATTGTCGGTGCCGCGTTGGCCCACGCGCGCTACGCCGAACTGATTCCCGACCTGCTGCACGTGCACCCGGGGGCGATGCGCGTGGCCCTGCGCTCGATCCCCTGCCTGTATTGCGTGACCGATTCGACCGCCGCCGCCGGCATGCCTGATGGCGAGTACAGCCTCGGCAGCCACATCGTGACCAAGTGCCTGGGCGGCGTGCGGCTGGCCGATGGCACCCTGGCCGGCAGCACCCTGACCATGGACCAGGCCCTGCGCAACCTGGTGAAAATCGGCCTGCCCATCGCCGAAGCCTCGCAACGACTTTCGCAGTTTCCCGCCGACTATCTCGGCCTCGCCGACCGAGGACGCCTGCAACCCGGCAGTTGGGCCGACTGCGTGCGCCTGGATCGCTCATTGAAACTGACCAAGGTAATGGTCGAAGGAGAAGCCGTTGACTTCCAGAATGCTTGA
- a CDS encoding DUF1289 domain-containing protein gives MSIAERPVASPCVSICALDEQDICTGCQRTAGEITRWGRMDNAERREVLGRCHERARAAGLVWTVAGPAVS, from the coding sequence ATGAGTATCGCGGAACGCCCGGTGGCCTCGCCCTGCGTGAGCATCTGCGCGCTGGACGAGCAGGACATCTGCACCGGCTGCCAGCGTACGGCCGGTGAAATCACCCGCTGGGGGCGGATGGACAACGCCGAGCGCCGTGAGGTGCTTGGCCGTTGTCACGAGCGGGCCAGGGCTGCCGGATTGGTGTGGACAGTGGCCGGTCCGGCGGTGTCCTGA
- a CDS encoding gamma carbonic anhydrase family protein — protein sequence MKYRLGDFRVETHPQSWVAPNAVLVGKVKLEEGASVWFNAVLRGDNELILIGRNSNVQDGTVMHTDMGYPLTIGTGVTIGHNAMLHGCTVGDYSLIGINAVILNGAKIGRNCIIGANSLIGEGKEIPDGSLVMGSPGKVVRELTEPQKKMLEASAAHYVHNAQRYARDLQEDEA from the coding sequence ATGAAATACCGTCTGGGCGACTTTCGCGTCGAAACCCATCCGCAGAGCTGGGTGGCCCCGAATGCCGTACTGGTGGGCAAGGTCAAACTGGAGGAGGGCGCCAGCGTCTGGTTCAACGCCGTGCTGCGCGGTGACAACGAACTGATCCTGATCGGCCGCAACAGCAACGTCCAGGACGGCACGGTGATGCACACCGACATGGGCTACCCGTTGACCATCGGCACTGGCGTGACCATCGGCCACAACGCCATGCTGCACGGTTGCACCGTCGGCGACTACAGCCTGATCGGTATCAACGCGGTGATCCTCAACGGCGCGAAGATCGGCAGGAACTGCATCATCGGCGCCAACTCGCTGATCGGCGAGGGCAAGGAGATTCCCGATGGTTCGCTGGTGATGGGCTCGCCGGGCAAGGTGGTGCGTGAGCTGACCGAGCCGCAGAAGAAGATGCTCGAAGCCAGTGCCGCCCACTATGTGCATAACGCGCAACGGTATGCCCGCGACCTGCAGGAAGACGAGGCATGA
- a CDS encoding CoA pyrophosphatase, producing the protein MQDELLRRVREHTPRPLETDRRFPEAAVLVPITRNEEPELVLTLRASGLSTHGGEVAFPGGRRDPEDPDLVFTALREAEEEIGLAPGLVEVVGPLSPLVSLHGLKVTPYVGVVPDFVEYRANDAEIAAVFNVPLAFFREDPREHTHRIDYQGRSCYVPSYRYDDYKIWGLTAIMIVELVNLLYDTRIDLYQPPQRFINL; encoded by the coding sequence ATGCAGGATGAGCTACTTCGACGTGTAAGAGAGCATACCCCCCGGCCGCTGGAAACGGACCGACGTTTTCCGGAGGCGGCGGTATTGGTGCCGATCACGCGCAACGAAGAGCCGGAACTGGTATTGACCTTGCGTGCCAGCGGCCTTTCGACCCACGGTGGCGAGGTGGCCTTTCCCGGTGGCCGGCGCGACCCGGAGGATCCGGACCTGGTGTTCACCGCCCTGCGCGAGGCCGAGGAGGAAATCGGCCTGGCCCCGGGCCTGGTGGAGGTGGTGGGGCCGTTGAGCCCGTTGGTCTCTCTGCATGGGCTCAAGGTCACGCCCTACGTCGGCGTGGTGCCGGACTTCGTCGAGTACCGGGCCAACGATGCCGAGATCGCCGCGGTGTTCAACGTGCCCCTGGCGTTCTTTCGCGAGGACCCGCGCGAGCACACCCATCGCATCGACTACCAGGGCCGCAGCTGCTACGTGCCGAGCTACCGTTATGACGACTACAAGATCTGGGGGCTGACCGCGATCATGATCGTCGAACTGGTCAACCTGTTGTATGACACCCGGATCGACCTGTACCAGCCACCGCAGCGCTTCATCAATCTCTGA
- the ptsP gene encoding phosphoenolpyruvate--protein phosphotransferase encodes MHNNNNELTLGAPLSGPVMPLFNIDDAVFASGALGDGIAIDPLNDSLHAPCGGVIVQVARTLHALTLRADNGAELLLHLGLDTVALEGEGFTLLVGEGARVEAGQALLRFDLDQVARHSRSLVSPLVLTNGEHYELRARALESVKVGDPVLQIVPRQTPRAAATPESSDDEVRRHARVAHRGGLHARPAALLRQTAQRFDCSARLHLGDRSASLDSLIGIMGLGVEEQAQVEISCRGKDREAAIQALLQVLQTPLAEDHPHAAPPPPIASRPVEAGVLHGVCAAPGLVSGPLARLQGIQLPPDPGGHDAQEQRQALNSALEQVRSEIRATEQQALSRGDHAEQAIFNAHLALLEDPALLDTTHQAITHGSAATHAWSQAIDSQCQVLLELGNPLLAERTNDLRDLRQRVLRALLGEACHYELPQGAIVVAQELTPSDLLLISQKDVAGLCMAEGGATSHVAILARARGLPCLVALGPALLEIAPGQQLVLDADHGRLELTPDQARLEGVAIARWQHQLRRQRQQERGLSPAQTRDGRTIEVAANVASAAEARQAHLSGADGVGLLRTEFLFVDRRTAPDEREQLDAYQAVVDAMGDKPVIIRTIDVGGDKQLDYLPLPAEANPVLGLRGIRLAQARPQLLEQQLRALLQVNPAQRCRILLPMVSEVDELLQIRRCLERLAGELGISQLPELGVMIEVPSAALLAGQLAEHADFLSIGTNDLSQYTLAMDRDHAGLAGRVDALHPAILQLIASTCAGAARHQRWVGVCGALASDPLATPVLIGLGISELSVSPPQIGEIKERVRHLDAAECRRISASLLQLGSAASVREACRQHWPLD; translated from the coding sequence ATGCATAACAACAATAATGAGCTCACCCTCGGTGCGCCGCTGAGCGGCCCCGTCATGCCACTGTTCAACATCGACGATGCGGTCTTCGCCAGCGGAGCCCTCGGCGACGGCATCGCCATCGACCCACTCAACGACAGCCTGCATGCACCCTGCGGCGGAGTCATCGTGCAGGTCGCGCGGACCCTGCACGCCCTGACCCTGCGCGCCGACAACGGCGCCGAACTGCTGCTGCACCTGGGCCTGGATACCGTTGCCCTGGAGGGTGAAGGCTTTACCCTGCTGGTCGGGGAAGGCGCCCGGGTCGAAGCCGGGCAGGCCCTGCTGCGGTTCGACCTGGACCAGGTGGCCCGCCACAGCAGGAGCCTGGTCAGCCCGCTGGTGCTGACCAATGGCGAACACTACGAACTGCGGGCGCGAGCACTCGAGTCGGTCAAGGTCGGCGACCCCGTGCTGCAGATCGTCCCACGCCAAACGCCACGCGCGGCAGCCACGCCGGAAAGCAGCGACGACGAAGTCCGGCGGCATGCCCGGGTCGCCCATCGCGGCGGCCTGCATGCGCGCCCCGCCGCCCTGCTGCGCCAGACCGCACAACGCTTCGACTGTAGCGCCCGCCTGCACCTGGGGGATCGCTCGGCCTCCCTCGACAGCCTGATCGGTATCATGGGACTGGGTGTCGAGGAACAGGCCCAGGTCGAAATCAGCTGTCGGGGCAAGGACCGCGAAGCAGCCATACAGGCCCTGTTGCAGGTGCTGCAAACGCCCCTGGCCGAAGACCACCCTCACGCCGCGCCACCCCCGCCCATCGCCAGCCGGCCCGTCGAGGCCGGCGTTCTGCACGGCGTGTGCGCCGCACCCGGCCTGGTCAGCGGTCCGCTGGCGCGATTGCAGGGCATCCAGTTGCCACCCGATCCCGGCGGGCATGACGCGCAGGAACAACGACAAGCGCTCAACAGTGCACTGGAACAGGTGCGCAGCGAGATCCGCGCGACCGAGCAGCAGGCCCTGAGCCGTGGCGATCATGCCGAACAGGCGATCTTCAACGCCCATCTCGCACTGCTCGAAGACCCGGCACTGCTCGATACCACCCACCAGGCCATCACCCACGGCAGTGCGGCCACCCATGCCTGGAGCCAGGCGATCGACAGCCAGTGCCAGGTCCTGCTTGAGCTGGGCAACCCGCTGCTCGCCGAACGCACCAATGACTTGCGCGACCTGCGCCAGCGCGTACTGCGCGCCCTGCTCGGTGAAGCCTGCCACTACGAACTACCACAGGGTGCGATCGTCGTCGCCCAGGAGCTGACGCCTTCCGACCTGCTGCTGATCAGCCAGAAGGACGTCGCCGGGCTGTGCATGGCCGAAGGGGGGGCCACCTCGCATGTCGCCATTCTCGCCCGGGCCCGGGGCCTGCCCTGCCTGGTCGCCCTCGGTCCGGCACTGTTGGAGATCGCTCCCGGACAACAGCTGGTGCTCGACGCCGACCATGGCCGTCTCGAACTGACGCCCGACCAGGCCCGTCTCGAAGGCGTCGCCATCGCCCGCTGGCAACATCAACTGCGCCGCCAGCGCCAGCAGGAGCGCGGCCTGTCACCGGCCCAGACCCGCGACGGCCGGACGATCGAGGTGGCGGCCAATGTCGCCTCGGCCGCCGAGGCACGGCAGGCTCACCTGAGTGGCGCCGACGGCGTCGGCCTGCTGCGCACCGAATTTCTCTTCGTCGACCGCCGGACCGCGCCCGACGAACGGGAACAGCTCGACGCCTACCAGGCGGTCGTCGATGCCATGGGCGACAAGCCGGTGATCATCCGCACCATCGACGTCGGCGGCGACAAGCAGCTCGACTACCTGCCCCTGCCCGCGGAGGCCAATCCGGTGCTCGGCCTGCGCGGCATCCGCCTCGCCCAGGCACGTCCGCAACTGCTGGAACAGCAACTGCGGGCGCTGTTGCAGGTCAACCCCGCGCAACGCTGCCGGATCCTGCTGCCCATGGTCAGTGAGGTCGACGAACTGCTGCAGATTCGCCGCTGCCTGGAGCGGCTGGCCGGTGAACTGGGGATCAGCCAACTCCCGGAACTGGGCGTCATGATCGAGGTGCCGTCCGCTGCACTGCTGGCCGGTCAACTGGCCGAGCACGCGGACTTCCTCTCCATCGGCACCAACGACCTGTCGCAATACACCCTGGCCATGGACCGCGACCATGCCGGCCTGGCCGGGCGGGTCGACGCCCTGCACCCGGCGATCCTGCAACTGATCGCCAGCACCTGCGCCGGGGCCGCTCGACACCAGCGCTGGGTCGGTGTCTGCGGCGCCCTCGCCTCGGACCCTCTGGCCACGCCGGTGCTGATCGGCCTGGGCATCAGCGAGCTGTCGGTGAGCCCGCCGCAGATCGGCGAGATCAAGGAGCGGGTGCGCCACCTCGACGCCGCCGAATGCCGCCGTATCAGCGCGTCGCTGCTCCAGCTCGGCAGTGCCGCGAGCGTGCGCGAGGCCTGCCGCCAACACTGGCCACTGGACTGA
- a CDS encoding L,D-transpeptidase family protein, which produces MRWLFAVFCLSFATLSQATAADPLQGLVIEKVLVLKSAHQLQLINDGKPLKTYRISLGRNPKGPKLIEGDRRTPEGFYWIDWRKTSDKFNLSMHISYPNISDAARARREGVNPGSMIMIHGTPDSEDYPEQWLHTLDWTDGCIGMRNVDMREVWNLVKDGTLVEIRP; this is translated from the coding sequence ATGCGTTGGTTGTTCGCCGTTTTCTGCCTGTCGTTTGCCACGTTGTCCCAGGCCACCGCCGCCGACCCGCTACAGGGCCTGGTCATCGAGAAAGTCCTGGTTCTCAAGTCCGCCCACCAGTTGCAACTGATCAACGACGGCAAGCCGCTCAAGACCTATCGGATTTCCCTGGGCCGCAATCCCAAGGGCCCCAAGCTGATCGAGGGCGACCGGCGCACGCCGGAAGGCTTCTACTGGATCGATTGGCGCAAGACCAGCGACAAGTTCAACCTGTCGATGCACATCTCCTACCCGAACATCAGCGACGCCGCCCGCGCCCGCCGCGAAGGGGTCAACCCCGGCAGCATGATCATGATCCACGGCACCCCGGACTCCGAGGACTACCCGGAGCAATGGCTGCACACCCTGGACTGGACCGACGGCTGCATCGGCATGCGCAACGTCGACATGCGTGAAGTATGGAACCTGGTCAAGGACGGCACCCTGGTGGAAATCCGCCCCTGA